In the genome of Moorena sp. SIOASIH, the window CAGCTGAAACTGCTCCGGAATAGTTTATCCGAAATAGTTTAATGATGGTAGAGATGCTTGGATCAGCTCCCCAGTGGAAACCCCCTATGCAATAGCGGCAGGGATGGAAACTACTTAGGAGTGTGATTCCCCTCGTCTACAGTTTGATAGGTATGTTATTTTTATCCCTCAGATTTGTAGATAGTTCACAATTACCTCAAAATTCCCGTACAAACACTGAAATATAAAGGAACATTATGGCTCATAAGAAAGGAACAGGTAGTACTCGTAACGGTCGTGACTCTAATTCCAAACGCCTAGGAGTCAAGCGCTACGGTGGTCAGTTTGTCAAGGCTGGCAACATTTTGGTACGTCAGCGAGGTACTAAGTTTCATCCTGGTACCAATGTTGGTCGCGGCGGTGATGACACCCTGTTTGCAAGGGCTGATGGCATAGTCACCTTTGAAAGAAGGGGTAAAAGCCAAAAAAAAGTCAGCGTTTACCCGGTTGAAACCGAAGCATCAGCTTAGATACAACGGTTTATAGTTGAGACTGAAATCCCTCCATCAGCAGTTGGCTGCTGTTGATGGTAACTGATGAGGCACCCCCTCGGGGGTGCTTTTCTGTCTGGCAAAGACAAAAGCTAATGGGTAATGGGTAATTGTTAACTACCAATTACCCATTACCCGATAAGGGATATGATGACTAGTCAAGTATGCCCCAACTTCTTTAGTACAGGTGCGGTCGAAACCACGTGCCGTTCTAAACCCAGTTGCTTTGGACTAACCCCTAGCGCTAGGGCAACTAACTGGGGTAAATGCAATACTGGTAACCTTAACTGACGCCCAATCACCTTTTCTACCTCCGGTTGACGGGAGTCCAGATTAAGATGACACAACGGACAAGGGGTCACCATGCAGTCGGCACCAGCATCCAAGGCTTCTTGAATATGCATCCCTGCCATCTTGAAGGATTGTTCTGTGGCATAACTAGAAATTGGCCAACCACAACATTTAGTACGACCTCGGTAATATACAGGTGTTGCTCCTACGGTGCGAAATACAGTTTCCATGGATTCTGGATGCACTGGGTCATCGTAGGGGATGGATGTCTGAGCTCGCAGCAAATAACAACCATAGAATGCAGCACACTTGAGTCCAGTTAGCTTACGACTCACCTGTGCTGCTAGGGCTTCCATGCCGTAATCTGCCACCAATGCCCACAGTAAATGCTTGACTTCCGTAGTGCCTTTGTAAGGAGAACAGCCTTCTTTTTTCAGCAAGCCATTCACTTTTTCCAAATAAGCTGTGTCGGTCTCTTGGAATTCCTTTAAACGCTCATCTACATGACCAATTACTCCCTGACAGGTGCTGCAATGGGTTAACAGGGGTAGATTCAGCTCCTCAGC includes:
- a CDS encoding CoB--CoM heterodisulfide reductase iron-sulfur subunit B family protein — protein: MPSATLKYAYFPGCVAQGACGELYQSTSALTQALGIELIELKKAACCGSGTFKEDSQLLEDTVNARNIALAEELNLPLLTHCSTCQGVIGHVDERLKEFQETDTAYLEKVNGLLKKEGCSPYKGTTEVKHLLWALVADYGMEALAAQVSRKLTGLKCAAFYGCYLLRAQTSIPYDDPVHPESMETVFRTVGATPVYYRGRTKCCGWPISSYATEQSFKMAGMHIQEALDAGADCMVTPCPLCHLNLDSRQPEVEKVIGRQLRLPVLHLPQLVALALGVSPKQLGLERHVVSTAPVLKKLGHT
- the rpmA gene encoding 50S ribosomal protein L27, which produces MAHKKGTGSTRNGRDSNSKRLGVKRYGGQFVKAGNILVRQRGTKFHPGTNVGRGGDDTLFARADGIVTFERRGKSQKKVSVYPVETEASA